In one Arenibacter antarcticus genomic region, the following are encoded:
- a CDS encoding polysaccharide biosynthesis/export family protein, translating to MLKNTKGFLFYFLVLSIFVFTSCASRKQVVYFQDIGNFETLVNTNRSVSKFKVDDLVSIHVSSLNPEASEPFNLYRGSGGVSSSRTEPVDYLVDESGEIDFPVIGKLKIEGLSPEDLRLDLRNRLAEYLKDPIINIRLQNFTVTVLGEVNRPGTYPVNGEQISILEALGFAGDLTIRGVRNNVLVIRDFNGTKVYTRIDLTSKKMVDSPVYYLTQNDVVYVEPNKSGITASSLDQRASIAISIISVLITSTVILITRR from the coding sequence ATGCTAAAGAACACAAAAGGCTTCTTATTTTATTTTTTGGTCTTATCAATTTTTGTTTTTACATCCTGTGCTTCCAGAAAACAGGTAGTGTATTTTCAAGACATAGGGAATTTTGAAACCTTGGTGAATACCAATCGTTCGGTTTCTAAGTTTAAGGTAGATGATTTGGTGTCTATCCATGTTTCTTCTTTAAACCCTGAAGCAAGTGAGCCATTTAATCTCTATAGAGGGAGTGGTGGTGTATCTAGTAGCAGAACTGAACCTGTGGATTATTTAGTAGATGAATCAGGAGAAATCGATTTTCCTGTAATAGGAAAATTAAAAATAGAGGGGTTGTCCCCAGAGGATTTGCGACTAGACCTTAGAAATCGACTTGCGGAGTATTTAAAAGACCCCATCATTAATATTCGTTTACAGAATTTCACGGTGACCGTCTTAGGAGAGGTGAATAGGCCAGGCACCTACCCGGTAAATGGAGAGCAGATAAGCATTTTGGAGGCCTTAGGATTTGCTGGTGACCTTACCATTCGTGGCGTACGAAATAATGTATTGGTTATCCGTGATTTTAATGGTACCAAGGTATACACTAGGATTGATCTTACCTCCAAGAAAATGGTAGATTCTCCTGTGTATTACCTTACCCAGAATGACGTGGTGTATGTAGAGCCCAATAAATCTGGTATAACGGCTTCTAGTTTGGATCAGAGGGCCAGTATTGCCATCTCTATTATTTCAGTACTAATAACTTCAACCGTTATCTTAATCACCAGACGATAA
- a CDS encoding GumC family protein has translation MNSKLKNLSPKKINYKELLKPYLRNWHWFVLAAIIGIALAVIKIRYSVPQYAVQAKIQILEDQNSTSELDVFRDLSGFGGGRNRVEDEIEVLNSRSNMVQVVKQLGLNKRIIAMGNIQHSDMYQYTPINISFLAPDSIVHRAKKEFFISLKSDTSFEMTAAEDEPALVYLFGKKIPTVVGDVVITPNIVDFGPYINRRYKITVNPLTAVAEQYQKKIKVSVTKEESNIIALELEDQVIERGKDVINALIFNYNQNAITDKKAIADRTSSFIDDRIASIYGDLSSVDDSAEDFKSDRGISDIGTQTNLNLNIGAANQQELQNASVQLDIASSMKDIVDNQVGYELMPSNVGLSDGSIAATTARYNELAMERKRLLESSNERNPIIVNLDQQLAGLKRNMQSSLNSVTNNLALQVNSLSSQLSRINSRIYSAPKNERALRDITRQQQTTEQLYLYLLQKREESQITFASASPKSKIIDKAFLANNAPVSPKKTIILLAHLILGLMVPFSVIYAKELLDNKVHNKIGLEKLVGDIPVLAELPKLSKKESKLILKDDRSVMAESLRILRTNLDYLIKAKTGPGKKNVIFITSSVSGEGKTFVSTNLAMILANTNKKVLLIGADIRNPKLYTFLTNKNVAVLGKQKVKRDIGLTEFLYDDSLSPKDLVHSMLVHTNNIDVVYSGKIPPNPAELLMSDKLKGLFEEFSESYDYVIVDTAPLFVVTDTLLISQYANHIIYVTRAGATEKAVLEFPLKLQEEGKLKGLSFIVNDVKDTNLGYGGKYGYGYGSSMKKWWKF, from the coding sequence ATGAATAGCAAATTAAAAAATCTTTCTCCCAAAAAAATAAATTATAAAGAACTGCTAAAACCATATCTAAGAAATTGGCATTGGTTTGTATTGGCTGCCATCATTGGCATTGCTCTTGCGGTTATAAAAATTCGCTATTCAGTGCCCCAATATGCGGTCCAAGCAAAAATCCAAATTTTGGAGGATCAAAATTCAACTTCAGAATTGGATGTTTTTAGGGATTTAAGTGGTTTTGGTGGAGGACGGAATAGGGTAGAAGATGAGATTGAGGTGCTAAATTCTCGCTCTAACATGGTTCAAGTAGTTAAACAACTGGGGTTAAACAAAAGAATAATCGCTATGGGCAATATCCAACATTCGGATATGTATCAATATACTCCTATTAATATTAGTTTTCTTGCTCCGGATTCCATAGTACACCGTGCTAAAAAGGAATTTTTTATTTCTCTAAAATCTGACACATCATTTGAAATGACCGCTGCCGAGGATGAGCCCGCTTTAGTTTATCTTTTTGGTAAAAAGATACCTACTGTGGTAGGAGATGTGGTGATTACTCCCAATATTGTTGATTTTGGACCTTATATAAATAGAAGATATAAGATAACTGTTAATCCTTTGACCGCTGTAGCTGAACAATATCAAAAGAAAATAAAAGTTTCCGTAACAAAAGAGGAATCCAATATAATTGCTTTAGAGTTGGAGGATCAGGTCATTGAGAGAGGAAAAGACGTAATTAATGCCTTGATCTTCAATTATAACCAAAATGCCATTACTGATAAAAAGGCGATTGCGGATAGAACCTCAAGCTTTATTGACGATAGAATTGCCAGTATTTATGGAGATTTATCCTCCGTGGATGACAGTGCTGAGGATTTTAAATCGGACAGAGGAATTTCGGATATTGGAACCCAGACCAATCTTAACCTAAATATTGGAGCTGCAAACCAACAGGAATTACAGAATGCCTCCGTACAGCTAGATATCGCCTCCTCTATGAAAGATATTGTGGACAACCAAGTGGGGTATGAACTTATGCCTTCTAATGTTGGGTTATCCGATGGCTCCATTGCTGCCACCACGGCAAGGTACAATGAATTGGCTATGGAGCGTAAACGTTTGTTGGAAAGCTCCAATGAAAGAAACCCTATTATTGTTAATTTAGATCAGCAATTGGCGGGACTAAAGCGTAATATGCAGTCTAGCCTCAATAGCGTGACCAATAATTTGGCACTGCAGGTAAATAGCCTTAGTAGCCAATTGTCTAGAATAAATTCGAGAATTTATTCGGCACCCAAAAACGAAAGGGCGTTGCGAGATATTACTAGGCAGCAGCAAACCACTGAGCAATTGTACTTATATCTCTTACAAAAACGGGAGGAATCCCAGATTACTTTTGCTTCTGCCTCACCCAAGTCCAAGATTATTGACAAAGCTTTTTTAGCTAATAATGCGCCTGTCTCTCCTAAAAAAACAATTATTTTATTGGCGCATTTAATTTTAGGGTTAATGGTCCCTTTCTCGGTTATTTATGCCAAGGAATTGTTAGACAATAAGGTTCACAATAAAATAGGTTTAGAAAAATTAGTGGGTGATATCCCAGTATTGGCAGAATTGCCTAAGTTGTCCAAGAAGGAGAGTAAATTAATTTTAAAAGATGATCGGTCAGTGATGGCAGAATCTCTCCGTATTCTGCGAACCAATTTAGATTATTTGATCAAAGCCAAAACAGGTCCCGGAAAAAAGAATGTAATTTTCATTACCTCTAGTGTTTCTGGGGAAGGAAAAACCTTTGTATCTACTAACTTGGCCATGATACTCGCTAATACCAACAAAAAAGTGCTCTTGATTGGTGCCGATATACGGAACCCTAAATTGTATACTTTTTTGACCAATAAGAATGTGGCCGTGCTTGGTAAACAAAAGGTAAAAAGAGACATCGGTTTAACAGAATTCCTTTATGATGATAGTTTGTCCCCCAAAGATTTAGTGCATTCTATGCTTGTACATACTAATAATATAGATGTAGTCTATTCCGGAAAAATACCGCCAAACCCTGCAGAACTCTTAATGAGTGATAAATTGAAAGGGCTATTTGAAGAATTTTCCGAAAGTTATGACTATGTTATTGTGGATACTGCCCCTTTGTTTGTAGTAACCGATACGCTGTTGATTAGTCAATATGCAAATCATATAATTTATGTAACCAGAGCGGGCGCTACGGAGAAAGCAGTATTAGAGTTCCCATTAAAGTTACAGGAAGAGGGGAAATTAAAAGGACTCTCCTTTATTGTAAACGACGTTAAGGATACCAATTTGGGGTATGGCGGGAAATATGGTTACGGATATGGAAGCTCTATGAAAAAGTGGTGGAAATTTTAG
- a CDS encoding tyrosine-protein phosphatase, with the protein MFHFFSRKKFLVDSLKDFVDIHNHILPGIDDGAKTVADSIELIKEFSAIGIHKFIATPHIMHNYYPNDYESIHKAKGKLLDGLLQEKMTDITLDVAAEHMIDANFEILLDQKQVMPIRNKYLLIEMSYLQPAINFDQAVLKVTSNRYFPILAHPERYNFLHINSSKYKAYKQQGVQFQMNLLSLGEFYGKDVQKKAFKILENGLMDYVATDVHNLSQLKALKEIQLSNKQLKLLLPVIENTIKEFY; encoded by the coding sequence ATGTTTCATTTTTTTAGTAGAAAAAAATTTTTAGTCGATTCCCTAAAGGATTTCGTAGATATCCACAACCATATTTTACCTGGTATTGACGACGGTGCTAAAACTGTAGCGGACTCTATTGAGCTAATAAAAGAATTTTCCGCTATAGGCATACATAAGTTTATTGCCACACCCCATATTATGCACAACTATTACCCTAATGACTATGAAAGTATTCATAAGGCCAAGGGAAAGCTTTTAGATGGTTTATTACAGGAAAAAATGACTGATATAACATTGGATGTGGCGGCGGAACATATGATAGATGCCAATTTTGAGATCCTTCTAGATCAAAAACAAGTAATGCCCATAAGAAACAAGTATTTGCTAATTGAAATGTCCTACTTACAGCCTGCCATTAATTTTGACCAAGCTGTCTTAAAAGTAACCTCTAATAGGTACTTCCCTATCCTTGCTCATCCAGAAAGATATAACTTTCTGCATATAAACTCTTCTAAATATAAAGCCTATAAGCAACAGGGTGTTCAATTTCAAATGAACCTTCTGTCCTTAGGTGAATTTTACGGAAAGGATGTTCAGAAAAAAGCATTTAAAATATTAGAAAATGGCCTAATGGATTATGTCGCAACCGATGTACATAACTTAAGTCAATTAAAAGCCCTGAAAGAGATACAGCTTAGTAACAAACAACTAAAACTGCTTTTGCCTGTTATAGAAAATACAATTAAGGAATTCTATTAA
- a CDS encoding phosphoribosylamine--glycine ligase, which translates to MKKEQLKNTAEIKRNFLIISRWGETLDIAVAILNEGHAVKMYIEDKPSREIGYGFVQKAKDWKTHVDWADVLIFDYTGYGKICSELRAQGKLVVGGTEYSDLLELDRNFGQDELKKHGIKILPSKEFFNFQDAIDYVKSHPNAYVIKPSGETQEYKQLLFVGSDDEGLDVIRVLKAYEKSWGNDFGNFQLQRKVKGVEVSVSAYFNGKEFIYPINVTFEHKKLFPKELGVSTGEMGSSMFWTKDSPIFDATLKKFEKSLAKGGLVGQLDINCIVNGNGIYPLEFTSRFGYPQIFIQRAGIMEPMGNMFYKLASGENFKINVRKGFQVGAYMVVPPFPFDDKKSFELFSKDSVIVFKKEQKEGIHPMHLKKINEEWLITGNTGIALMVTGTGLTMKDAQRMMKNRISNIIINNVYYRTDIGDRWSDDFDRLWSWGLL; encoded by the coding sequence TTGAAAAAAGAACAACTTAAAAATACTGCTGAAATTAAGCGTAATTTTTTGATTATTTCCAGATGGGGTGAAACCCTAGATATTGCAGTGGCCATACTGAACGAGGGCCATGCTGTTAAAATGTACATAGAAGACAAACCTTCGCGGGAAATTGGGTATGGTTTTGTACAAAAGGCCAAGGATTGGAAAACTCATGTGGATTGGGCCGATGTGTTGATCTTTGATTATACCGGTTATGGTAAAATATGCTCGGAGTTAAGAGCACAAGGAAAATTGGTAGTCGGAGGCACTGAATATTCCGATCTCTTGGAACTGGATCGCAATTTTGGTCAGGATGAATTAAAGAAACATGGTATAAAAATACTGCCGTCCAAAGAGTTTTTTAATTTTCAGGATGCTATAGATTATGTAAAAAGTCACCCTAATGCCTATGTTATAAAACCTTCTGGTGAGACCCAGGAATACAAACAATTATTATTTGTTGGTAGCGATGATGAGGGATTGGACGTTATTAGGGTACTAAAGGCTTATGAGAAATCTTGGGGGAACGACTTTGGGAATTTTCAATTACAACGCAAGGTGAAGGGGGTAGAGGTATCGGTCTCTGCCTATTTTAACGGGAAAGAATTTATCTACCCCATAAATGTCACTTTTGAACATAAAAAATTATTCCCTAAGGAGTTAGGAGTTTCCACGGGCGAAATGGGTTCCAGTATGTTCTGGACCAAAGATTCGCCTATTTTTGACGCCACCTTAAAAAAGTTTGAAAAGTCTCTTGCTAAAGGAGGTTTAGTAGGGCAGTTAGATATTAACTGTATTGTAAATGGGAATGGAATATATCCGTTAGAATTTACCTCTAGGTTTGGCTACCCGCAAATATTTATTCAACGTGCGGGAATTATGGAACCTATGGGGAATATGTTCTATAAGTTGGCTTCGGGTGAAAATTTTAAGATTAATGTAAGGAAAGGGTTTCAGGTTGGCGCCTATATGGTAGTACCTCCATTTCCTTTTGATGATAAAAAGTCCTTTGAATTGTTCTCCAAAGATTCCGTCATTGTTTTTAAAAAGGAACAGAAGGAAGGTATCCACCCCATGCACTTGAAAAAAATAAATGAGGAATGGCTAATTACTGGGAATACCGGGATAGCACTTATGGTCACAGGAACGGGACTCACCATGAAAGATGCCCAACGGATGATGAAAAACAGGATCAGTAATATTATTATCAATAATGTGTATTACCGAACGGATATCGGAGACCGGTGGTCCGATGATTTTGACCGATTATGGTCATGGGGTCTGTTGTAG
- a CDS encoding amidohydrolase: MIIDSHQHFWKYNPKKHAWIDDSMSVIQRDFLPSDLQPVYAENGVDGCVAVQADQTLEETDFLLELAHKNDFIKGVVGWIDFRSVAVEHDLEKYASDKKLKGYRHIVQGEEDHNFLLQPDFSNGISKLEKYNTVYDILIFPHQLGATLEFVKKFPNQKFVIDHMAKPYIKNGYYEGWAVLMKEIAKYENVSCKLSGMITEADYHHWTPEQIHPYMELVLSSFGPDRCMYGSDWPVCLIAGNYSQVLQLTTNYINTLSATEQNAIMGQNAVTFYDL; encoded by the coding sequence ATGATCATAGATTCCCATCAACATTTCTGGAAGTACAACCCAAAAAAACATGCTTGGATAGACGATTCCATGTCCGTAATTCAAAGAGATTTTCTACCGTCGGACCTACAACCTGTTTATGCCGAAAATGGAGTGGATGGCTGTGTTGCGGTACAGGCGGACCAAACTCTTGAGGAAACCGATTTTCTATTGGAGCTGGCCCATAAAAACGATTTTATAAAAGGCGTGGTAGGTTGGATCGATTTTAGAAGTGTGGCTGTGGAGCACGACCTAGAAAAATATGCATCGGATAAAAAATTAAAGGGATACCGACATATTGTTCAGGGAGAAGAAGATCATAATTTTCTCTTGCAACCCGATTTCTCAAACGGAATTTCTAAATTGGAAAAATATAATACGGTGTACGACATCCTTATTTTCCCTCATCAGTTAGGAGCCACATTGGAGTTTGTGAAAAAATTCCCGAACCAAAAGTTTGTCATCGATCATATGGCCAAACCCTATATTAAAAATGGCTACTACGAAGGTTGGGCAGTGCTGATGAAAGAGATAGCCAAATACGAGAACGTCTCCTGTAAACTCTCGGGCATGATCACGGAGGCCGATTACCACCATTGGACCCCAGAACAGATCCACCCGTATATGGAACTGGTACTTTCCTCCTTCGGACCAGACCGCTGCATGTATGGGTCTGATTGGCCTGTTTGCCTAATCGCTGGAAACTACTCCCAGGTACTACAACTCACTACCAACTACATCAACACCCTAAGCGCCACAGAACAAAATGCCATAATGGGACAGAATGCAGTGACGTTTTATGATTTGTAA
- a CDS encoding GNAT family N-acetyltransferase, with protein sequence MEFQEIGDNYQDFFKILPQDWQEVIRPLWKDYKKSANIYALLDEKQLVAGGIVFRTAPPNRTEFEIAVGEEYVVKGYHYIGFLFVDPKRRNEALGTRWLSALKSHFPEQGFWLTIEEQVLETFYVKNGFVRVSESADVGAPEWMFIYEPILKII encoded by the coding sequence ATGGAATTTCAGGAAATAGGCGATAATTACCAGGACTTTTTTAAGATTTTGCCCCAAGATTGGCAGGAGGTTATTCGGCCTCTGTGGAAAGATTATAAAAAATCAGCCAATATTTACGCCTTATTGGATGAAAAGCAGCTTGTTGCTGGAGGGATTGTTTTTAGAACCGCACCGCCAAATCGGACCGAATTTGAAATTGCGGTGGGGGAGGAGTACGTGGTTAAGGGATATCATTATATAGGATTTTTATTTGTAGATCCTAAACGCAGAAATGAAGCTTTAGGCACTCGTTGGTTATCGGCCCTAAAATCTCACTTCCCCGAGCAAGGGTTTTGGTTAACCATTGAGGAGCAGGTATTGGAAACTTTTTATGTGAAAAATGGATTTGTACGTGTTTCCGAAAGCGCTGATGTGGGTGCTCCTGAATGGATGTTTATATATGAACCGATTTTGAAAATTATTTAA
- a CDS encoding nucleoside-diphosphate sugar epimerase/dehydratase produces the protein MIQNYLTNKVHKYTSKWIVLAIDLMMIAITFVFSYIIRFNLTLDFEIDMLLLQLPIIMVIGLLSFLITGSYKGVIRHTGVRDVYNIFNAICLTSIITIFMVVLNREVDYMEKFTVPLSIIIIHSLLAFMALCASRYIFKTVYYNLMKQFKVSKNVLIYGAGESGILTQNALSSHSSSTSKVVGYIDNDKEKVGKNINGVRVYGPEVLTMNFIKSHVISEIIVSIQNIDHNHLRELVEELVDFPVQVKIVPPIEHWINGELRISQIKQIQIEDLLDRAPIDIQNKRIANELKDKVILVTGGAGSIGSELVRQIANCEYRSLIVIDQAESDLYDLEQELKQNGFHNFIPMVGDIRDKNRMSSIFQEFRPNMVFHAAAYKHVPLMEYNSYEAIKINIAGTKVIVDLSIDNNVDKFIFVSTDKAVNPTNVMGATKRIAEMYIACAQQYQKTKFITTRFGNVLGSNGSVIPLFKKQIEKGGPLTVTHKDITRYFMTIPEAAQLVLEAGGMGQGGEIFIFDMGKSVKIFDLAKNMIKLSGLKYPEDIDIKITGLRPGEKLYEELLANGENTMPTYHKKIMISKSRELLYEETRSKINELCVSNMFFNENTIRLMKIIVPEYISNNSELCKLDKKFVDNIKTTPEVLQS, from the coding sequence ATGATACAAAATTACTTAACCAATAAGGTACATAAATATACTTCTAAGTGGATTGTATTGGCGATTGATTTGATGATGATTGCTATTACTTTTGTGTTTTCCTATATTATAAGGTTTAATCTTACCCTCGATTTCGAAATTGATATGTTGTTATTGCAATTACCTATAATAATGGTAATAGGCTTGCTGTCTTTTTTGATTACCGGCTCTTATAAAGGAGTAATTAGACATACAGGGGTAAGGGATGTGTACAATATATTTAATGCAATTTGCCTTACCAGTATTATAACCATATTTATGGTTGTTTTGAATAGGGAGGTAGATTATATGGAAAAATTCACCGTACCCTTATCCATTATTATTATACACAGTTTATTGGCCTTTATGGCTTTGTGTGCGTCGCGTTATATCTTTAAAACCGTCTACTATAACTTGATGAAACAATTTAAAGTGAGCAAAAACGTGCTTATTTATGGAGCGGGAGAGTCGGGCATCCTTACCCAAAACGCACTTAGTAGCCATTCTAGTAGTACATCAAAGGTTGTAGGCTATATTGATAATGATAAGGAAAAGGTAGGAAAGAATATAAATGGAGTCAGGGTTTATGGCCCGGAAGTCTTAACCATGAATTTTATAAAGTCTCATGTAATAAGTGAAATTATTGTCTCCATTCAAAATATAGACCATAATCATCTGAGGGAATTGGTAGAGGAATTAGTTGATTTCCCGGTGCAGGTAAAAATTGTTCCTCCTATAGAGCATTGGATTAATGGGGAGCTTAGAATATCTCAAATTAAACAGATTCAGATTGAGGATTTATTGGATAGAGCCCCAATTGATATCCAAAACAAGAGAATTGCGAACGAGCTAAAAGATAAAGTGATCTTGGTGACTGGAGGGGCTGGTTCTATTGGTAGTGAGTTGGTAAGACAAATTGCAAATTGTGAATATCGGTCTTTAATCGTTATTGATCAAGCGGAATCTGACTTATATGATTTGGAACAAGAGTTAAAACAAAATGGGTTTCATAATTTTATTCCCATGGTAGGGGACATTAGGGACAAGAATAGAATGTCCTCTATCTTTCAGGAATTTAGGCCCAATATGGTCTTCCATGCTGCGGCCTATAAGCATGTGCCATTAATGGAATACAATTCTTACGAAGCCATTAAAATTAATATTGCTGGGACCAAGGTTATCGTAGATCTTTCCATTGATAATAATGTGGACAAGTTTATCTTTGTTTCTACGGATAAGGCGGTAAACCCCACCAATGTGATGGGAGCCACCAAAAGAATTGCAGAGATGTATATTGCTTGTGCACAGCAATACCAAAAAACCAAGTTTATCACCACCAGATTTGGGAATGTTTTAGGTTCTAACGGGTCCGTAATCCCACTCTTTAAAAAGCAAATAGAGAAAGGTGGGCCACTAACGGTAACCCATAAGGATATCACTCGTTATTTTATGACCATTCCTGAAGCAGCGCAATTGGTTTTAGAGGCCGGAGGAATGGGGCAAGGAGGGGAAATATTTATTTTTGATATGGGTAAATCTGTTAAGATTTTTGACCTTGCCAAAAATATGATTAAACTGTCCGGATTAAAATATCCAGAAGATATTGATATAAAGATAACAGGTCTTCGACCTGGTGAAAAGTTGTACGAAGAGCTATTGGCCAATGGAGAGAATACCATGCCTACCTACCACAAGAAAATTATGATCAGTAAATCTAGGGAATTGCTTTATGAAGAGACAAGGTCTAAAATAAACGAATTGTGTGTTTCAAATATGTTCTTTAATGAAAATACCATTAGATTAATGAAAATTATTGTTCCAGAATATATTTCAAACAATTCGGAATTGTGTAAATTGGATAAAAAGTTTGTTGATAATATCAAAACTACCCCTGAAGTCTTACAATCATAA
- the dnaK gene encoding molecular chaperone DnaK, translating into MSKIIGIDLGTTNSCVSVMEGNEAVVIPNAEGKRTTPSVIAFVEGGEIKVGDPAKRQAVTNPTKTIYSIKRFMGNKFSESTKETGRVPYKVVKGDNNTPRVDIDGRLYSPQELSAMILQKMKKTAEDYLGQTVTRAVITVPAYFNDAQRQATKEAGEIAGLTVERIINEPTAASLAYGMDKKDTDQKIVVFDFGGGTHDVSILELGDGVFEVLSTEGDTHLGGDDVDQKVIDWLADEFNKEEGIDLRKDAMALQRLREAAEKAKIELSSTSQTEINLPYVTATASGPKHLVRTLTKAKFEQLIDDLVKRTIAPCESALKAAGLTKSDIDEIILVGGSTRIPAVQDAVEKFFGKKPSKGVNPDEVVAVGAAIQGGVLSGDVKDVLLLDVTPLSLGIETMGGVMTKLIDANTTIPTKKSQVFSTAADNQPSVEIHVLQGERPMATDNNTIGRFHLDGIPPSQRGTPQIEVTFDIDANGIIKVSATDKATNKSQDIRIEASSGLTEEEIKKMKAEAEANAEADKIAKETVDKLNEADGMIFQTEKQLKEFGEKLSEDKKKPIEEALEALKKAYESKDLAVITPALDKINEAWKVASEEMYKAQAEGQQGAPAGGAAADDTASSNGEAKETDNVEDVDFEEVK; encoded by the coding sequence ATGAGTAAAATTATTGGAATAGATTTAGGAACAACAAACTCTTGTGTTTCCGTAATGGAGGGTAATGAGGCTGTTGTAATCCCAAATGCAGAAGGTAAGAGAACTACTCCATCTGTCATTGCTTTTGTGGAAGGTGGCGAGATTAAGGTTGGTGATCCTGCAAAAAGACAGGCAGTTACTAACCCGACCAAGACCATTTACTCCATTAAACGTTTTATGGGCAATAAATTTTCGGAATCCACCAAGGAAACCGGTAGAGTGCCTTATAAAGTGGTAAAAGGGGATAACAATACACCAAGAGTTGATATTGATGGTCGTTTGTATTCTCCACAGGAATTATCGGCTATGATCCTTCAGAAAATGAAGAAAACGGCCGAGGATTATTTGGGTCAGACCGTTACTAGGGCCGTAATTACGGTACCTGCTTATTTTAACGATGCACAGAGACAGGCTACCAAAGAAGCTGGTGAAATTGCCGGACTTACCGTGGAGCGTATTATTAACGAGCCTACCGCAGCCTCTTTGGCCTATGGTATGGACAAAAAGGATACGGACCAGAAGATCGTAGTATTCGATTTTGGTGGAGGTACACATGATGTATCTATCCTAGAATTGGGTGATGGTGTTTTTGAAGTATTGTCTACCGAAGGGGATACCCACTTAGGAGGGGATGACGTTGATCAAAAAGTAATTGACTGGTTGGCTGATGAGTTTAACAAAGAAGAAGGAATAGACCTACGTAAAGATGCCATGGCATTGCAACGTTTAAGGGAAGCTGCTGAAAAGGCGAAAATTGAATTGTCTTCTACTAGCCAGACGGAAATTAACTTACCTTATGTTACGGCTACCGCTTCAGGACCTAAGCATTTGGTACGTACGTTGACCAAGGCCAAATTTGAGCAATTGATTGATGATTTGGTAAAGAGAACCATCGCTCCTTGTGAGTCTGCCCTAAAAGCGGCCGGTCTTACAAAAAGTGATATCGACGAAATTATTTTGGTTGGTGGATCTACAAGGATTCCAGCGGTACAGGATGCCGTAGAGAAGTTCTTTGGCAAAAAGCCATCTAAAGGGGTAAATCCAGATGAGGTTGTGGCCGTTGGTGCTGCTATTCAAGGTGGAGTACTTTCTGGAGATGTGAAAGACGTATTGTTATTGGATGTTACTCCGTTGTCTCTAGGTATTGAGACCATGGGTGGGGTAATGACTAAATTAATCGATGCGAACACCACCATTCCGACCAAAAAATCGCAAGTATTCTCTACAGCTGCTGATAATCAGCCTTCGGTTGAGATCCACGTATTGCAAGGGGAGCGCCCAATGGCGACCGACAACAACACGATTGGACGATTCCATTTGGACGGTATTCCACCATCACAAAGGGGAACTCCACAGATTGAGGTTACTTTTGACATTGATGCCAACGGTATCATAAAAGTATCAGCTACGGATAAGGCGACCAACAAGAGCCAGGATATTAGAATCGAAGCTTCTTCTGGATTGACTGAAGAGGAAATTAAGAAGATGAAAGCTGAGGCGGAAGCCAATGCAGAAGCCGATAAAATAGCCAAGGAAACTGTTGATAAGTTGAACGAGGCAGATGGAATGATCTTCCAGACCGAGAAGCAATTGAAGGAATTTGGCGAGAAATTGTCAGAGGACAAGAAGAAGCCAATCGAAGAAGCTTTGGAAGCGCTTAAGAAAGCCTATGAGTCTAAAGACTTGGCCGTAATTACGCCTGCTTTAGATAAGATTAACGAAGCTTGGAAAGTAGCTTCTGAAGAGATGTACAAAGCACAAGCAGAAGGACAGCAAGGTGCTCCTGCTGGTGGAGCTGCTGCAGATGATACTGCATCATCTAACGGTGAGGCCAAAGAAACGGATAACGTTGAGGATGTAGATTTTGAAGAAGTGAAGTAA